A stretch of the Trueperaceae bacterium genome encodes the following:
- a CDS encoding META domain-containing protein, with the protein MPRAPSTARRLAPALVLACLLATAAAAGDAATVADLFGSDRWRLVSLTVDGETMRPEPGADATFAVNETGQLAGTVGCNQLVAGAGLTPSGGIDFEPITATLMACPEPAMSLERAFVAALEGVERYALGDGEVRLTGPGVEVVFASVSAGAG; encoded by the coding sequence ATGCCACGCGCCCCCAGCACCGCCCGCCGCCTGGCCCCCGCCCTCGTCCTCGCGTGCCTCCTCGCCACGGCCGCCGCCGCGGGCGACGCCGCCACGGTGGCCGACCTCTTCGGCTCGGACCGTTGGCGGCTCGTGAGCCTCACCGTCGACGGCGAGACGATGCGCCCCGAACCCGGCGCGGACGCGACGTTCGCGGTCAACGAGACCGGCCAGCTCGCCGGCACCGTGGGCTGCAACCAGCTCGTCGCGGGCGCCGGCCTCACGCCCTCCGGCGGGATCGACTTCGAGCCGATCACGGCGACGCTCATGGCCTGCCCCGAGCCGGCGATGAGCCTGGAGAGGGCGTTCGTGGCGGCCCTCGAGGGCGTGGAGCGCTACGCGCTCGGCGACGGGGAGGTGAGGCTGACCGGCCCCGGCGTCGAGGTCGTGTTCGCGAGCGTGTCGGCTGGCGCCGGCTGA